Below is a window of Natronorubrum halophilum DNA.
CCACGCACACCTGACGACACTCCGTTCGAAGGGGTACGTCGTGCAAGACGGCGACGAATACCGACTGAGCCTTCGGTTTCTCTCGTTCGGTGAGCACGTGAAACACGCAGAGCCGCTATACGCGGCCGCAAAGGCCCCCATCGAGGATCTCGCAAATCAAACTGGCGAACGAGTACTCTGTTCAACCGAGCAGAACGGTCTCGGAACCGTTATTCGCGCCTGTGATGGTGATCGGTCGGTCACCTCGAGCATCGACGTCGGGACACCGACGTACCTTCACTGTTCGGCCGGCGGAAAGGCGATACTCGCTCACTTCGACGACGGGAAGATTGATCGGATCATCGCAAGTTGGGGGCTCCCCGCATTTACCGACGAAACGATCACGGACCGGGAGACGCTCATCGCGGAACTCGAGGAGATCCGCGAGACGGGAATCGCGTACAACCACGGCGAGTACTTGCCCGGAATCAGCGCCATCGGCGCACCGATACTCGACAACGATGGGGCCGTCTACGGTGCCGTCACTATCGTTGGCCCCCAACACCGTCTCGAAACCGAGTGGGAACACGACGAGTTGCAAAATCAACTCCTCTCCACCGCGAACACGATCGAAGTAAACCTGCTGTTCGCGGAGTAAGGGACTCGCGCGGGGCACTCGTTACTGCGTTCGGTCGGGCTGAACGGACGAATTCGTTCCGTCGGCGGATTATCTGTGCAATGCTCCGGCGAGACGGTGTTTCACCGCGATTTCGCGTGTTTGCAGACGCGGAACGGCGTTCGTATTACAAACATACGATTGTAAGGGGGTGGTTTCCGTCGATCGCTCGGCGGTGAGAGAGTCGCAGGGCGCTCGTTCATACCTCCAACGGGATCCGACCTTCGCGCCGGCGGGCGTACCGATTTATTACATTCGTATGTGTGTAACGGAAGCGTCGATGGATCTAGAGTTCTCCCGTCCTCCGGCACGAGGGGACGACACACCGAACGGATGTCGTCAGCGACGTTGACGACGAGATCCGCATTGCCAGCGACGTTGACTACAGCCCGTAACGTCGGTAGCTGCACCAGTGACGGATACGGGTTCCAGTGTGAGCCGAATCGAACGAGCGTCGGACTGAATCGAGTTCGACAGAGCATGACCAACTGGTAGCGACACCAGTCACCATTTCACACGGGTAGAACGATGTTATCTATTGGCGAACAATCCTTGTGATATACTCTCACTGTACAACTGAGTTTTACAAGCATACTTCTGTAAGCGCGGTTTCGATAACCGAAACGCCCTACTCGGCAAATTTCGTGCGTATCACGGTCCGAAACCGAGAGACTCGCTGGTAAACGGAGGCGAACCGTTTGCCGCGGGTAATCACCCGAGAACCGGTAGCTGTGGTGTGTGAACCCGACTCACTGCACGAGCCTCGATCAGTTCATTTGGTAGTGATATTACGGTAGCGTTCTCTATAAGCGAACATGTAGGTAGCAGTACAGACATGTAATTCGTCGATAGGGAACCGGTCGAGACCGGACATGGAGGGTGACCCGTCCTCGGACGGGTAGTGGAGGTCGTGACAGCGACGGTCTACTCGCCGCTCGAGCGAGCCCTACTGTCGACTCCGGGACCAGAGATCCGACGAGCGGAAGAGAACCGGCGTAGCGGACCCAGTCCGAATCATTAAGACTCTGGATTGTGAGGTGCCACTTGATGGAAACTAGTCCAAACCGCGGCGTCGCCGAGACGCCGGCCGAGCGGCGCGTAGCGAACCTCCTCGAGGAGATGACGCTCGAAGAGAAGGCGGCACAACTCGGTTCCGCGAACGCGAACAAACTCCTGGATAGCGACGGTGAACTCGACGAGGATGCCGTTAGAGAGCATCTTTCGACCGGTATCGGACACCTAACTCGCATCGGTGGAGAGGGGGGATTGTCCCCGTCAGAGGCGGCCGAACGGACGAACGAACTTCAGACGTATCTTCAGGAGGAAACGCGTCTCGGAATCCCAGCCGTTCCCCACGAGGAGTGCCTCAGCGGGTATATGGGACCGGAGGGCACGACGTTCCCGCAGATGATCGGAATGGCGAGCACGTGGTCGCCCGACCTCCTCGAAACGGTCACTGATACCATTCGCGACCAGTTAGCGGCCATCGGAACCACGCACGCGCTGTCTCCGGTCCTCGACGTCGCCCGCGACCTCCGGTGGGGCCGCGTCGAGGAGACGTTCGGCGAGGACCCGTATCTGGTCGCAGCGATGGCCTGTGGCTACGTCGACGGGCTTCAAAGAGACGCTGACGGCGTCACTGCCACACTCAAACACTTCGTCGGTCACAGCGCCGGTGAGGGCGGGAAGAACCGGAGTTCGGTCAACCTCGGACGGCGCGAACTCCGCGAGACGCACATGTTCCCCTTCGAAGCGGCGATCCGAACGGCGGACGCCGAGTCGGTCATGAACGCCTATCACGACATCGACGGAGTCCCGTGTGCCAGCGACGAGTGGCTCCTGACCGACGTGCTCCGTGGCGAGTGGGGGTTCGACGGGACGGTCGTCTCCGACTACTACAGCGTCGAGTTCCTCCGGAGCGAACACGGCGTCGCCGCGGACGAACGCGAGGCGGGCGTCGCGGCCCTCGAGGCCGGCATCGACGTCGAACTCCCCTACACGGACTGCTACGGCGAGCACCTCGTGGACGCCGTCGAGGCCGGCGAACTCGCCGAGGAGACGCTCGACGAGGCGGTTCGTCGCGTCCTCAGCGCCAAGGCACGGAACGGGCTTCTCGACGATCCGACGGTCGATCCCGATGCGGCGTCGGAGCCGTTCGGCACCGACGAGGCGCGGGACCTCACCACGCGCGCCGCCCGCGAGTCGATGACGCTCCTGAAAAACGACGACGAGTTGCTCCCGCTGATCGGCGAGGAGACGGACGCCGTCGCGGTCGTCGGTCCGAAAGCCGACGACGCCCAGGAGCTCATGGGCGACTACGCGTACCCCGCCCACTACCCCGAGGAGGAGGTCGAGTTCGAGGCGACGACGCCGCTTGACGCCGTCCGCGAGCGAAGTGACGAGTGCGGGTTCGAGGTGCTCCACGAGCGAGGCTGTACGACCACCGGCCCGGAGACGGACGAGTTCGACGCGGCCGCGGACGCCGCCGCAACTGCGGACGTCGCCCTCGCGTTCGTCGGCGCGCGCTCCGCCGTCGACTTCTCGGATTCGGACAAAGAGCGGATCAACAAGCCAAGCGTCGCCACCAGCGGTGAGGGCTGCGACGTGGTCGATCTGGGGCTCCCCGGCGTCCAGCGCGACCTCGTCGAACGCGTACACGAGACGGGGACGCCGGTCGTGGTCGTCGTCGTGAGCGGCAAACCCCACTCCCTCGAGTGGATCGCGCGGGAAGTTCCGGCCGTCGTGCAGGCGTGGCTCCCCGGCGAACGTGGCGGCGACGGCATCGCTGACGTCCTGTTCGGCGAACACAACCCCGGCGGGCACCTTCCCGTCTCCATCCCGCGAACGGTCGGACAGCTCCCGGTCCACTACAACCGGAAGCCCAACACCGCAAACGAGGAGTACGTCTACACGGAGAGCGCCCCGCTCTACCCCTTCGGCCACGGGCTGAGTTACACCGACTTCGAGTACGGCAATCTCTCGCTGTCGACCGACGAACTCCCGCCGGCCGGGACGATCACCGCGAACGTGACCGTCGAAAACACTGGCGACACTGCGGGCGACGACGTCGTTCAGCTGTACGCGAGTGCGGAGAACCCCGATCAGGCTCGCCCGGTTCAGGAACTCGTCGGGTTCGAACGCGTCTCCCTCGAGCCGGGCGAGGCGAAGCGGGTCAGTTTCGAGGTCGACGCCTCGCAACTCGCCTACCACGACCGGGACTTCGACCTGACCGTCGAAGAGGGACCCTACGAGTTCCGCGTCGGCCACTCGGCAGCCGACATCGCCGCGACCGCCGCCTTCGAGGTGGCCGGAACGAAGGAAGTACCGCGGACCAGCCGGACGTACTTCACCGAGACTGACGTCGCGAACGTCGAGTAACGACGCGGACTGTCGGTGTCCCTACCGGTACGTCTGGTAGCACAACCCGCACGTATTTACCCTCCGGTGCGTACCACACGTCCATGACGAAGGACTCGCCAGTGCCGCTCGACGGAGTCGCTCTCGAGTCGATAACCCGCGCTGACATCGACGACGCGGAGCTACGTGCGGCCCTCTCCTCATCGGACCCGCTGGTCCGACGGCGAGGCGTCGAAGTCTGTGAAACGCTCGCCGAGGAGGGGGTCGACGCCGTGCGCCCGGTCCTCGACGAGGTCGCGTCGCTCGCCAACGACGACAACGCCGCGATCGCGCTGCGTGCGATCACCGTCCTCAGGACCGTCGTCGAACGCGATCCGGCGGCGCTCGAGGGGCGGCTGACCACCCTTGTCAGCACTGCTGGCGCAGAGATCGTGGACGTACAGCTGACCGGCTCGAGCGTCCTTGCCACGCTCGTCGTCGAACGTCCCGATCTCGTTGCACCGTACGTACGGCGGGTGATCGAAGGGATTCGAGCCACCGAGCCCGATCCGGAGAGCGAAGACCTCAGCGACGTGGTAACCGACGAGGTGACCCGGCGCACGATACGGGATCACGAGGACGAAGAGCGCAAACGCCGAATCTCCGCCCGTCACACGCTGAGTAACGTCGTCGTTGCCGCTATCGAATCGGAGCCCCGGTCGGCGGTCGACGCCGTCGACGAACTCGTCACGCTGCTGGACGACGCGTATCCGGCCGTCTCCGGCGGCGCGATCGACGCGCTCGCCGAACTGGCGGCGGAGAAGCCGGAGGCCGTCGCCCCGGCGAGCGACCGGCTGGTCGACCGTCTCGACGACGATAGCGTCTCCGTGCGTGCGCGTGCCGTTCGAGCGCTCGGCCACCTCGGGGACGACGCCGCCGTGCCGAAGCTTCGAGAAGTCGCTGCGGCGGACGCCAACGAAGACGTTCGAGAGCTCGCGACCGAGACCGCGAACTTCCTCGCCGACGCGTCGTAATCACGACGCTTTACGAACGGCGCGAACGCGCCGTCTTCGGGTCCGGGTCGAGAACTGGCACCGAGCGAGCCGGCTCAGTCGTCCATCGCGCGTTTCGTGCAGTACCAGTACGTCACGCTGAAGAAGACGAACGCTCCGACCACGAGAACGATGTCGATGAGGAGGATGAGAAACGCCTCGTCGCCCGGTTCGACGAACGCGGCCGAGAGCGCGAGGAGGAGTCCCGACGCGATCAACAGCGCGAGGATGACCTTCATCTGCTCGCGCTGAGCGGCGACGAGGTCGAGCAGCGTCGAGGTTTTCGACATGGTGTGTGGATGGAGAACACACGTGAAAAATTTATCGATGATCGTAGAGCCGGCTACCCGTCTCGAGCGCGCCCGCGCTCGTCGGGGATGCCCGAGTGCTCGCGGAAGTACGCGGTGAGCACGTCCCGCCACCGCTCGGCCTGCGCGACCTGTTCGCCGAACCGCTCGGCGACGTGGCGGTACCGCCGCTCATCGACGCGTCCCTCGAGCGAGCGCCACCGTTCCCGGAGCCGCTCGACTTCTTCGACGCCCGCGAAGCAGTTGTCGTAGAGCCGCTGGACGACGGTCGTCCCGTCCTCGAGTTCGTGGTCCCAGGGGAGGTGGTGGAAGAAGAGAAGGAACTTCTCGGGGCACGTTTCCACGGAGCCGTAGCGCTCGGCGACCGGCTCGCGGTACTGCGTGACGTAGCCGCTCCCGCTTTCGGTTCGGTCGACGCCGATCCCGTCCTCGCTCGCGCCGTGATAGCCGGGCCACTCCGCCGGCGACGGGTAGTAGTGGTTCTCGAGGTACTCCTCGCCGTTGTGCATCATGTGCATGAGTCCGAGGCCCCCGGTCTCGTAGTCGACGCAGGCCTCCCACGAGTCGTGGAGGATCTCGGTGACGGTGTCGACGACGTCTGCGTCGTCGTCGAACGTCTGTCGGACCCACTCGCGGGTGATCGCCTCGGCGGAGCGGTCGGGGTCCCAGGCCGCGCGACCGAAGGCGTAGAGGTTCGACTGAGAGAGGTAGTGTCCGGTCCAGTTGTAGTCCTCACCGACGTTGCCGACGCCGACGACGCCCTCACCGTCGCCGTGGAAGAGCGAACTCACCGGGGTCCCCTCGCCGTCCGCGTGCGTGTCGAACTCGAGAACCTCTTTCCACATCGGGAGGTGGGAGGTCGCGTGGACGCCCTGTCCAGTGTACTCCTGGGTGATCTGTAACTCGAGTCCGAGGTCCGTCTCCGGCATCGCGCCGAACAGCGTCGACGCGGGCTCGCGGGGCTGGAAGTCGATCGGACCGTTCTTGATCTGGACGGTGACGTTGTCGGCGAACTCGCCGTCTAGCGGTTCGAACGTGTCGTAGGCCTGTACCGCCCGGTCCTCGTGCGAGCCGTAGACGAAGGCGCGCCACCAGACGCGCCCGCCGTGGGGCTCCACCGCCTGTGCGATCGCGTTCGCTCCGTCCACGTGATCGCGGTCGTAGTCGTAGGGACCGGGCTGTCCCTCCGAGTCGGCCTTGATCAGAAAGCCGCCGAAATCCGGAACGAGGTCGTAGATCTCGTCGGCTTTCGCCCGCCACCATTCGCGGACGCCTTCGTCTACCGGATCGGCGGTATCGAGGTCGCCGACGAGCATCGGAGACGCGAAGTTGACCGAGAGGTACGGCCGAATCCCGTACCGGCGAAACAGCGACGCGAGCCCGGTGAGGTCCTCGAGCCGCCGCGACTCGAGCAGTTGCCATCCCTCGAACGCGTCGAACGCGGCGTTCGCGCTCGCCCGCGGGGGTTTCGTCGTGTTGACGTTGTTGAGGACGATCCCGTTGATCCCGACGGAGGCCAACAAGCGGGCGTAGTCCTCGTATCGCGACCGGAGGTCGGGTAATCGTTCCCAGTCGAAGATCGACTCGCCGGCGTACCCCCGTTCGACGGATCGGTGAAAGGGCGTGTCCCACTGATTCAGCAGCCGGTTCGCGTACGCCGGCTCCTCGCGAACGTCGAGGTCGTCGATCGGTTCGCCGACGCTGAGCAGTCGGAGGAGGTGGAACGTGCCGTACACCAGCCCCCGATCAGTTGGCGCGGTGACGACGAGACAGTCCGTGCCGTTCCAGGTGACCGATCGGACGAGAAACCCCCCGGCCTCGAGATCGGCGACATCGTCGTCCGGAACCGACTCGGCGATCATCGCCATGTCGTCCGGCGTACCGATGGCGAGGAACCCGTCGACCGTCGTCGGCGGATGCTGCCAGAGGTGGGACTCCTCCGCGAGTAGTCCGGGCAGCGCCCGCCGGAGTTCGTCCCGGATCGCGCCGCACTTGGGTGACTTTTCGGCGACGTACGCGTGTCTACACCGTCGTCGGTATGAGGCGAGTCGGTCGTCGTCCGCGACGCGCTCGTACCGGAGCCAGCAGTCGTCGTACTGATTCATCGAGATACGCTCGAGTCGTCGCGGGCGACCGGTAAAACGGTAGTGGTCGATCGCGTGTCCGATCGTGGCTCGTACTCCGAACGACCACAGCGCGTAAGCCGAGCGATTAAAATTGTTTATCGCTCGGCTTGCTTTGATCTAACTAGTGACGAATATGTATCACAATGTTTATTAGCAACTATGGTTATGATTCCCACGTCATGGGATCTGATAGCGGCCCGAACGACTACAGCGATGTGCTCAGTCGTCGGGACATGTTAACGGTGGCAGGGGCATCCGGTATCGCCGCACTCGCCGGCTGTGTCGGTGGGAATACGTCGGAAGAGGGAACGTTCGTCAACGCGTACACCGGCAATCCGAACGATCTTCACTTCAACACGTCGGGAATCCAGAACTATCGATGGCCCGCGGGGCGATCGGTGTTCGCTCCGTTCCTGAAGTACTCGTTCAGCGAGGACGAGTTCCTCCTCGGGGCGCTCGACGACCTCGACTTGCAGGTCGAAGAACAGGAAGTGACGCTCACGTTCCGCGACGATCTGACGTGGGACGACGGGGACGAGTGGACGACCGACGACCTCGACGTCCAGCTCCAGTTGGCGGAGATGACCGGCAGTTCGATTTGGGGATATCTCGATGACTACGAGATCGTCGACGAGAAGACCGCACGCCTGCTGCTCTCCGGGCCGACGAACCCGCGGATCATCCAGTTCGAACTCACGAACTTCTTCGTCGATACGAAAGCGGACGTCCACGAACAGTTCCTGGACCAGGACGAGTCGGAGTTCCTCCGGTGGGCCTGGGAGGATCCCGTTGCCAGCGGGCCCTTCTCGTTCGTGAGCAAGGACCGACAGGCGTTCGAGTTCGAGCCAAATTCCGAGTTCTACAACGCTGATAACGTCAACATCGAGAAGTTCATGATCGAGGACTACGGCGGGAACAACGCCCAGCACCAGGCGCTCATCTCGGGTGAGGACGTCGACGCCGCACCGAGCCTGTTCGCACCGCCGGAGACCGTCGACCAGTTCCCGGACCACGTCGTCGAGGTCAAGATTCCGGCCAAGTGGGGCTACGGTATCGTGTTCAATCACGACGACCCACACTTCGGACAGCGAGCGGTGCGACAGGCGGTCGCACACGTCATCAACCGGCAGAATATCGTCGACAACGCCGGTCCGCGGTCGAAGTTCGTGACGCCGTCGCCCTGCGGTATCGCGCCCAAGGATCAGGAGTACTGGCTCGACGATTGGCAGGACGACTTCGAGACCTACGGCGCCGACGAGAGTCAGACGGACGAGGCGACCCAACTGCTCGAGGACGCCGGATACACGCTGGAAGGTGAAACCTGGCAGGACTCCGATGGCGACACCATCGGCGGGGATTATTACTCGCCCGCGGGATGGACGGACTGGAAGACCATGACGGACACCGTCGTCGATCAACTGAACGACTTCGGTTTCGACTTCTCGGTCAGCACGAGCTCGACGAACGACTGGTTCAATCAGTACTCCAATAGCAACTTCTCGATGGGGAGCCTCTACTGGCTGCCCGGCGGATCGCGGTCGTCGTTCCCGTACTTCCCGCTGCGCTACCAGCTATGGGAGGAGGAGATCGGCGGCGGTCACAACTACCGGGAGAAGGCCCAATCCGAGCAGACGATTCCCGGCAGAGATGGCGAAGAAATGTCGCTCACCCCGCTCGATGTGGTCGACCAGATCGCACAGCAACCGAACGACGAGGAGGCGCGGCCGTACGTCCAGGAGGCGGCGTGGCACAACCACATCGAACTTCCGTTCCTCGGACTCGTGTCCAAGCACGAGCAATCCTGGGTGACGGACGACGACTGGACGATCGCCGACGAGGACAGCCCCAACCGGCAGGTGAAGTGGCCACAGTTCTGGTGGCCCCACGAGGGCGAACTGCAGTACAACGGCTGAGCCACCGATACGATTCCGTTTTAATATCACTAAAATGAACTATTACTTCAAACGGACGCTACAAATTCCGTTGAT
It encodes the following:
- a CDS encoding IclR family transcriptional regulator, giving the protein MATPDTDEADRVQAVVKSLDVLEALWQAEGAGVTELTERTGLAKSTVHAHLTTLRSKGYVVQDGDEYRLSLRFLSFGEHVKHAEPLYAAAKAPIEDLANQTGERVLCSTEQNGLGTVIRACDGDRSVTSSIDVGTPTYLHCSAGGKAILAHFDDGKIDRIIASWGLPAFTDETITDRETLIAELEEIRETGIAYNHGEYLPGISAIGAPILDNDGAVYGAVTIVGPQHRLETEWEHDELQNQLLSTANTIEVNLLFAE
- a CDS encoding glycoside hydrolase family 3 N-terminal domain-containing protein, coding for MTLEEKAAQLGSANANKLLDSDGELDEDAVREHLSTGIGHLTRIGGEGGLSPSEAAERTNELQTYLQEETRLGIPAVPHEECLSGYMGPEGTTFPQMIGMASTWSPDLLETVTDTIRDQLAAIGTTHALSPVLDVARDLRWGRVEETFGEDPYLVAAMACGYVDGLQRDADGVTATLKHFVGHSAGEGGKNRSSVNLGRRELRETHMFPFEAAIRTADAESVMNAYHDIDGVPCASDEWLLTDVLRGEWGFDGTVVSDYYSVEFLRSEHGVAADEREAGVAALEAGIDVELPYTDCYGEHLVDAVEAGELAEETLDEAVRRVLSAKARNGLLDDPTVDPDAASEPFGTDEARDLTTRAARESMTLLKNDDELLPLIGEETDAVAVVGPKADDAQELMGDYAYPAHYPEEEVEFEATTPLDAVRERSDECGFEVLHERGCTTTGPETDEFDAAADAAATADVALAFVGARSAVDFSDSDKERINKPSVATSGEGCDVVDLGLPGVQRDLVERVHETGTPVVVVVVSGKPHSLEWIAREVPAVVQAWLPGERGGDGIADVLFGEHNPGGHLPVSIPRTVGQLPVHYNRKPNTANEEYVYTESAPLYPFGHGLSYTDFEYGNLSLSTDELPPAGTITANVTVENTGDTAGDDVVQLYASAENPDQARPVQELVGFERVSLEPGEAKRVSFEVDASQLAYHDRDFDLTVEEGPYEFRVGHSAADIAATAAFEVAGTKEVPRTSRTYFTETDVANVE
- a CDS encoding HEAT repeat domain-containing protein, whose protein sequence is MTKDSPVPLDGVALESITRADIDDAELRAALSSSDPLVRRRGVEVCETLAEEGVDAVRPVLDEVASLANDDNAAIALRAITVLRTVVERDPAALEGRLTTLVSTAGAEIVDVQLTGSSVLATLVVERPDLVAPYVRRVIEGIRATEPDPESEDLSDVVTDEVTRRTIRDHEDEERKRRISARHTLSNVVVAAIESEPRSAVDAVDELVTLLDDAYPAVSGGAIDALAELAAEKPEAVAPASDRLVDRLDDDSVSVRARAVRALGHLGDDAAVPKLREVAAADANEDVRELATETANFLADAS
- a CDS encoding alpha-glucuronidase family glycosyl hydrolase — encoded protein: MNQYDDCWLRYERVADDDRLASYRRRCRHAYVAEKSPKCGAIRDELRRALPGLLAEESHLWQHPPTTVDGFLAIGTPDDMAMIAESVPDDDVADLEAGGFLVRSVTWNGTDCLVVTAPTDRGLVYGTFHLLRLLSVGEPIDDLDVREEPAYANRLLNQWDTPFHRSVERGYAGESIFDWERLPDLRSRYEDYARLLASVGINGIVLNNVNTTKPPRASANAAFDAFEGWQLLESRRLEDLTGLASLFRRYGIRPYLSVNFASPMLVGDLDTADPVDEGVREWWRAKADEIYDLVPDFGGFLIKADSEGQPGPYDYDRDHVDGANAIAQAVEPHGGRVWWRAFVYGSHEDRAVQAYDTFEPLDGEFADNVTVQIKNGPIDFQPREPASTLFGAMPETDLGLELQITQEYTGQGVHATSHLPMWKEVLEFDTHADGEGTPVSSLFHGDGEGVVGVGNVGEDYNWTGHYLSQSNLYAFGRAAWDPDRSAEAITREWVRQTFDDDADVVDTVTEILHDSWEACVDYETGGLGLMHMMHNGEEYLENHYYPSPAEWPGYHGASEDGIGVDRTESGSGYVTQYREPVAERYGSVETCPEKFLLFFHHLPWDHELEDGTTVVQRLYDNCFAGVEEVERLRERWRSLEGRVDERRYRHVAERFGEQVAQAERWRDVLTAYFREHSGIPDERGRARDG
- a CDS encoding ABC transporter substrate-binding protein, which encodes MLTVAGASGIAALAGCVGGNTSEEGTFVNAYTGNPNDLHFNTSGIQNYRWPAGRSVFAPFLKYSFSEDEFLLGALDDLDLQVEEQEVTLTFRDDLTWDDGDEWTTDDLDVQLQLAEMTGSSIWGYLDDYEIVDEKTARLLLSGPTNPRIIQFELTNFFVDTKADVHEQFLDQDESEFLRWAWEDPVASGPFSFVSKDRQAFEFEPNSEFYNADNVNIEKFMIEDYGGNNAQHQALISGEDVDAAPSLFAPPETVDQFPDHVVEVKIPAKWGYGIVFNHDDPHFGQRAVRQAVAHVINRQNIVDNAGPRSKFVTPSPCGIAPKDQEYWLDDWQDDFETYGADESQTDEATQLLEDAGYTLEGETWQDSDGDTIGGDYYSPAGWTDWKTMTDTVVDQLNDFGFDFSVSTSSTNDWFNQYSNSNFSMGSLYWLPGGSRSSFPYFPLRYQLWEEEIGGGHNYREKAQSEQTIPGRDGEEMSLTPLDVVDQIAQQPNDEEARPYVQEAAWHNHIELPFLGLVSKHEQSWVTDDDWTIADEDSPNRQVKWPQFWWPHEGELQYNG